In one window of Rhinopithecus roxellana isolate Shanxi Qingling chromosome 15, ASM756505v1, whole genome shotgun sequence DNA:
- the CTR9 gene encoding RNA polymerase-associated protein CTR9 homolog, with product MSRGSIEIPLRDTDEVIELDFDQLPEGDEVISILKQEHTQLHIWIALALEYYKQGKTEEFVKLLEAARIDGNLDYRDHEKDQMTCLDTLAAYYVQQARKEKNKDNKKDLITQATLLYTMADKIIMYDQNHLLGRACFCLLEGDKMDQADAQFHFVLNQSPNNIPALLGKACISFNKKDYRGALAYYKKALRTNPGCPAEVRLGMGHCFVKLNKLEKARLAFSRALELNSKCVGALVGLAVLELNNKEADSIKNGVQLLSRAYTIDPSNPMVLNHLANHFFFKKDYSKVQHLALHAFHNTEVEAMQAESCYQLARSFHVQEDYDQAFQYYYQATQFASSSFVLPFFGLGQMYIYRGDKENASQCFEKVLKAYPNNYETMKILGSLYAASEDQEKRDIAKGHLKKVTEQYPDDVEAWIELAQILEQTDIQGALSAYGTATRILQEKVQADVPPEILNNVGALHFRLGNLGEAKKYFLASLDRAKAEAEHDEHYYNAISVTTSYNLARLYEAMCEFHEAEKLYKNILREHPNYVDCYLRLGAMARDKGNFYEASDWFKEALQINQDHPDAWSLIGNLHLAKQEWGPGQKKFERILKQPSTQSDTYSMLALGNVWLQTLHQPTRDREKEKRHQDRALAIYKQVLRNDAKNLYAANGIGAVLAHKGYFREARDVFAQVREATADISDVWLNLAHIYVEQKQYISAVQMYENCLRKFYKHQNTEVVLYLARALFKCGKLQECKQTLLKARHVAPSDTVLMFNVALVLQRLATSVLKDEKSNLKEVLNAVKELELAHRYFSYLSKVGDKMRFDLALAATEARQCSDLLSQAQYHVARARKQDEEERELRAKQEQEKELLRQKLLKEQEEKRLREKEEQKKLLEQRAQYVEKTKNILIFTGETEATKEKKRGGGGGRRSKKGGEFDEFVNDDTDDDLPISKKKKRRKGSGSEQEGEDEEGGERKKKKRRRLPKGEEGSDDDETENGPKQKKRRPPRADKKKAPKPERLPPSMKGKIKSKAIISSSDDSSDEDKLKIADEGHPRNSNSNSDSDEDEQRKKHASSESDSDENQNKSGSEAGSPRRPRRQRSDQDSDSDQPSRKRRPSGSEQSDNESVQSGRSHSGVSENDSCPASPSAESDHESERGSDNEGSGQGSGNESEPEGSNNEASDRGSEHGSDDSD from the exons ATGTCGCGGGGCTCCATCGAGATTCCCCTCCGGGACACTGACGAG gtCATTGAACTTGACTTCGATCAGTTACCGGAGGGAGATGAAGTTATCAGTATTCTGAAACAGGAACACACACAACTGCACATATGGATTGCTTTGGCG CTGGAATACTACAAGCAAGGAAAAACAGAAGAGTTTGTAAAATTGTTGGAAGCAGCACGTATAGATGGCAATTTGGACTATAGAGACCATGAAAAAGACCAGATGACTTGCTTGGATACATTGGCAGCGTATTATGTACAACAGGCtcggaaagaaaagaataaggacAATAAAAAGGATCTTATTACACAGGCCACCTTATTGTATACAATGGCCGATAAAATTATTATGTATGATCAg AACCATTTATTGGGAAGAGCCTGCTTTTGCCTCCTTGAGGGTGACAAAATGGATCAAGCTGATGCACAGTTTCATTTTGTACTCAATCAGTCTCCAAATAATATTCCAGCCCTTCTTG GTAAAGCTTGCATTTCCTTCAACAAGAAGGATTACAGAGGAGCTCTTGCTTACTATAAGAAAGCATTGCGTACTAACCCAGGATGTCCAG CGGAAGTTCGTTTAGGAATGGGTCATTGCTTTGTGAAACTTAACAAACTGGAAAAAGCTCGTCTGGCATTCAGCAGAGCCCTAGAACTCAATTCCAAATGCGTGGGAGCATTAGTTGGACTGGCTGTTCTAGAACTCAACAATAAAGAG gctGATTCCATTAAAAATGGCGTCCAGCTTCTTTCCAGAGCCTATACTATTGATCCTAGCAACCCTATGGTATTAAACCACTTGGCAAATCACTTTTTCTTCAAAAAG GATTATAGTAAAGTCCAGCATCTGGCCCTCCATGCATTCCATAATACAGAAGTGGAAGCTATGCAAGCAGAGAGCTGCTATCAGCTAGCTAGATCATTCCATGTTCAG GAAGATTATGACCAAGCTTTTCAGTACTATTATCAAGCCACACAGTTTGCCTCTTCCTCTTTTGTGCTCCCGTTTTTTGGTTTGGGACAAATGTATATTTATCGAGGTGACAAAGAAAATGCATCTCAATGCTTTGAGAAGGTTTTGAAAGCTTATCCTAATAATTATGAAACTATGAAAATTCTTGGCTCTCTGTATGCTGCCTCAGAAGATCAAGAAAAACGAGATATTGCCAAG GGCCATTTGAAGAAGGTCACGGAACAGTATCCCGATGATGTTGAAGCCTGGATTGAATTGGCACAAATCTTGGAACAGACTGATATACAG GGTGCCCTTTCAGCCTATGGAACAGCAACACGAATCCTGCAGGAGAAAGTGCAGGCCGATGTCCCCCCAGAGATTCTCAATAATGTGGGTGCCCTCCATTTTAGACTTGGAAACCTaggggaggctaag aaatattttttggCATCATTGGACCGTGCAAAAGCAGAAGCGGAACATGATGAGCATTACTATAACGCCATTTCCGTGACCACATCATACAACCTTGCCAGGCTATATGAGGCAATGTGTGAATTCCATGAAGCAGAAAAACTGTATAAAAACATCTTACGTGAACATCCTAATTATGTTGACT gCTATTTGCGCCTAGGAGCCATGGCTAGAGACAAAGGAAACTTTTATGAGGCTTCAGATTGGTTTAAGGAAGCTCTTCAGATTAATCAG GATCATCCAGATGCTTGGTCTTTGATTGGCAATCTTCATTTGGCAAAACAAGAATGGGGTCCTGGACAGAAGAAGTTTGAGAGGATATTAAAACAGCCATCCACACAGAGTGACACCTATTCTATGCTAGCCCTTGGCAACGTGTGGCTCCAAACTTTACATCAGCCCACCCGAGATCGAGAAAAG GAAAAGCGTCATCAAGATCGTGCTCTGGCCATCTACAAACAAGTACTCAGAAATGATGCAAAGAATCTGTATGCTGCCAATGGCATAG GAGCTGTTTTGGCCCACAAAGGATATTTTCGTGAAGCTCGTGATGTATTTGCCCAAGTAAGAGAGGCAACAGCAGATATTAGTGATGTGTGGTTGAACTTAGCACACATCTATGTGGAGCAAAAGCAGTACATCAGCGCCGTTCAGATG tatGAAAACTGCCTCAGAAAGTTCTATAAGCACCAAAACACTGAAGTTGTGCTCTATTTGGCACGGGCCCTCTTCAAGTGTGGCAAGTTACAGGAATGCAAACAGACTTTGCTAAAG GCTAGACATGTGGCACCCAGTGATACAGTTCTTATGTTTAATGTGGCCTTGGTCCTACAAAGATTAGCTACCTCTGTCCTGAAAGATGAAAAAAGTAATCTGAAGGAAGTACTTAATGCTGTGAAAGAACTGGAGCTTGCACATAG atACTTCAGTTATTTGAGTAAAGTGGGAGATAAAATGAGATTTGATTTGGCCCTTGCTGCTACAGAAGCCAG GCAGTGTTCTGACTTACTGAGCCAGGCCCAGTACCATGTGGCCCGGGCACGCAAACAAGATGAAGAAGAGCGGGAGTTGCGGGCTAAGCAAGAGCAAGAAAAGGAACTGTTAAGGCAGAAACTTCTTAAAGAACAG GAAGAGAAACGTCtcagagaaaaggaagagcaaaagaaactttTGGAACAGCGGGCCCAGTATGTGGAGAAGACcaaaaatattcttatatttacTGGTGAGACTGAAgcaacaaaagagaagaaaagaggtggtggtggtggacgG CGTTCTAAAAAGGGAGGAGAGTTTGATGAATTTGTCAATGATGACACTGATGATGACCTACCTATAtccaaaaagaagaagagaagaaagggtaGTGGCAGTGAACAAGAAGGTGAAGATGAGGAGGGtggtgagagaaagaagaaaaagaggagaag ACTTCCGAAGGGAGAAGAAGGATCTGATGATGATGAAACAGAAAATGGACCCAAACAGAAAAAACGACGTCCACCAAGAGCAGATAAGAAAAAGGCT CCCAAGCCAGAACGTCTGCCTCCATcaatgaagggaaaaataaaatccaaagccaTAATTTCATCAAGTGATGACTCTTCGGATGAGGATAAACTTAAAATTGCTGATGAAGG ACATCCCaggaacagcaacagcaacagtgACTCAGACGAGGACGAACAGCGAAAGAAACATGCCTCATCAGAGAGTGATTCTGATGAGAACCAGAACAAGTCTGGCAGCGAGGCCGGCAGTCCCCGGAGGCCACGAAGACAGCGGTCAGATCAGGACTCAGACAGTGACCAGCCATCCAGAAAGAGAAGGCCCTCTGGTTCTGAGCAGTCTGACAATGAATCTGTGCAGTCAGGGAGAAGCCACTCAGGAGTTTCTGAGAACGACTCTTGCCCAGCTTCTCCAAGTGCCGAATCAGACCACGAATCAGAGAGAGGATCTGATAATGAGGGTTCTGGCCAAGGCTCTGGAAATGAATCGGAACCAGAGGGATCCAACAATGAGGCCTCAGATAGAGGCTCAGAACATGGGTCAGATGATAGTGACTAG